One genomic segment of Catalinimonas alkaloidigena includes these proteins:
- a CDS encoding SusC/RagA family TonB-linked outer membrane protein: MKHLIFSLCFGLFVHCAMGQGITVTGTVTSSDDNDPLPGVNVLVKESTVGTITDIEGKYRLELPSSSSVLVFSFVGYESQEVSIGNEAVINVSLQPDLGQLDEVVVVGYGTQKKSSVTSAISKVENVNLDQIPAGRAETALVGRMAGVNITTSNSRPGAAPEINIRGIGSISASNDPLVVIDGFPGGSLSNVNMNDVESIEVLKDASAAAIYGSRGSGGVIIITTKQGKAGKPKLNFNAYYGISTAIKYDDWIFGQEYYDYQARYKNRDFVWEGGDPSLPLWGDERRPTTYRVNPVIMERSVDWEDELLNPAPIQNYNLSYSGASDNVSYYISGTYKNEEGTLLNTNYKTYNLRANVNVDINSVVSTGFMISPNYAKRRTAPVGMQSIVKTAPFVATELNEQGNYPRPRDYWSYSVSGQMNPLAVLHGNHNYSTSMNNVGEMFLNFNIAEGLRFKTSVGGNVTFATREYYREAMATSRNQISGSASDSRNINLINENVLSYDKSINKIHHISAILGASYQKANSRFATMGAEAGSFGNDIVRTLNNAIISPTSSYTSKSEWGLVSYFSRVNYDYENKYLLSASFRTDASSRFGPENRWGNFPSASAAWRVSEEAFMQQLAPVSELKLRASYGVVGNFNIGDFQYLGTISDTYYSPDDILVKGQAQTTFGNPELRWERTESFDIGVELGLFNNRVNFVFDYYNKNTNDLLYNVSIPAITGFTNSIINVGDVNNKGIELELTTKNFTGNFKWETSFNFSRNRNEVVGLGGVDEIINTHSRGMGWLLRVGEPMFSFYGYKLIGVLQDEEDVANSPVIPGSKPGNAKYQDTNGDGTITPEDRVILGNFQPTAFMGLINNFAWKNFDLSIIMQASLGAKRYNLENLYYEGPTVSAMRRSLIEDQWWSAEEPGDGMSPATALSQLSYVANSDYYLEDASFLAIRNINFGYTLPSTIAEKLRLNNCRLYISLSNMLLLTKDEFHGYNPEGYTQGGISGINSMPGFNNGAAPVNRAYAFGVNVNF, translated from the coding sequence ATGAAACATTTGATCTTCAGCCTATGCTTTGGCTTATTCGTGCATTGTGCGATGGGACAGGGCATCACTGTAACAGGTACTGTTACTTCATCTGACGATAATGACCCTCTGCCAGGAGTAAATGTACTGGTAAAAGAATCTACAGTAGGCACCATTACTGACATTGAAGGAAAGTACAGACTGGAACTCCCTTCATCATCCTCCGTACTGGTTTTTTCCTTTGTAGGCTATGAGTCACAAGAGGTAAGTATAGGAAATGAGGCGGTCATCAATGTTAGTCTTCAACCGGACCTTGGCCAGCTTGATGAAGTGGTGGTAGTAGGATATGGCACCCAGAAAAAAAGCTCTGTTACCTCAGCAATCTCTAAAGTTGAAAATGTAAATCTGGATCAGATACCCGCAGGTAGAGCAGAAACAGCGCTTGTAGGCCGAATGGCCGGTGTTAATATTACGACCTCTAATAGTAGGCCCGGAGCGGCACCTGAAATAAATATAAGAGGAATAGGGTCAATTTCTGCCAGCAATGATCCTTTGGTAGTGATAGATGGCTTTCCAGGGGGTAGCTTATCCAATGTGAATATGAACGATGTAGAGTCTATTGAAGTGCTCAAAGATGCTTCAGCCGCGGCAATCTATGGATCAAGAGGTTCTGGAGGAGTTATCATTATCACTACCAAACAGGGTAAGGCTGGCAAACCTAAATTAAACTTTAATGCCTACTATGGTATTTCTACTGCAATTAAGTATGATGACTGGATTTTTGGACAGGAGTATTATGATTATCAGGCTCGCTACAAAAACCGGGATTTCGTCTGGGAAGGTGGAGACCCCTCTCTGCCTCTGTGGGGAGATGAACGCCGGCCGACTACCTATCGGGTCAATCCTGTAATTATGGAAAGAAGTGTAGACTGGGAAGATGAATTATTAAACCCGGCTCCTATACAGAATTATAATCTTTCTTATTCAGGAGCAAGTGATAATGTCTCTTACTACATTTCTGGTACGTACAAAAATGAGGAGGGCACACTCCTGAATACTAACTATAAAACTTACAACCTCAGGGCGAATGTCAATGTAGATATCAATTCTGTAGTGAGTACCGGATTTATGATCAGTCCTAACTACGCAAAGCGAAGAACTGCCCCGGTAGGTATGCAGTCTATTGTAAAAACCGCTCCATTCGTTGCTACAGAGCTTAATGAGCAGGGAAATTATCCCCGTCCCCGGGATTACTGGAGCTATTCGGTATCTGGCCAGATGAACCCCCTGGCAGTATTGCATGGTAACCACAATTACTCTACTTCCATGAATAATGTGGGAGAAATGTTCCTGAACTTTAATATCGCGGAGGGTTTACGATTCAAAACATCGGTAGGGGGAAATGTGACATTTGCCACCAGAGAGTATTACCGTGAAGCAATGGCCACCAGTCGGAATCAGATCTCAGGCTCCGCTTCTGACTCCAGAAATATCAACCTGATCAACGAAAATGTACTGAGCTATGACAAAAGTATAAACAAAATCCACCATATCAGTGCGATACTGGGGGCTTCGTACCAAAAAGCTAACTCAAGGTTCGCAACGATGGGAGCTGAAGCAGGAAGTTTTGGGAATGATATCGTCAGAACTTTAAACAATGCGATCATTTCACCTACTTCATCCTATACCTCAAAATCGGAGTGGGGGCTCGTGTCTTATTTCAGCAGGGTGAACTATGATTATGAAAATAAGTATCTGTTATCCGCATCTTTCAGAACAGATGCTAGTTCCCGTTTCGGACCAGAGAACCGCTGGGGTAACTTCCCTTCTGCATCCGCCGCCTGGAGAGTTTCAGAAGAAGCGTTTATGCAGCAGCTAGCGCCAGTCAGTGAGCTGAAGCTACGCGCTAGTTACGGGGTAGTGGGTAACTTTAACATTGGTGATTTTCAGTATTTAGGAACCATTAGTGACACCTACTACTCACCCGATGATATCCTTGTAAAAGGCCAGGCTCAGACCACATTCGGTAATCCTGAACTAAGGTGGGAAAGGACTGAAAGCTTTGATATAGGCGTAGAACTGGGCTTGTTTAACAATAGAGTTAACTTCGTTTTTGACTATTATAACAAAAATACCAACGACCTGCTCTACAATGTTTCTATACCGGCAATTACCGGGTTCACCAACTCAATCATCAATGTGGGTGATGTAAATAATAAAGGAATAGAGTTAGAGCTTACAACCAAGAATTTTACCGGTAATTTTAAGTGGGAAACTTCTTTTAACTTTTCCAGGAACAGAAATGAGGTTGTCGGCCTGGGAGGAGTGGATGAAATTATCAATACGCACAGTAGGGGGATGGGCTGGCTACTGCGTGTAGGTGAACCTATGTTTTCTTTCTATGGATACAAACTCATTGGTGTATTGCAGGATGAAGAGGATGTGGCCAATTCGCCAGTGATTCCCGGTTCAAAACCTGGGAACGCAAAATATCAGGACACCAATGGAGATGGTACCATTACTCCTGAGGACAGAGTGATACTGGGTAACTTTCAACCTACAGCCTTTATGGGCTTGATCAATAACTTTGCCTGGAAAAACTTTGATCTCAGTATCATCATGCAGGCTTCACTAGGGGCCAAACGGTACAATTTAGAAAACCTATACTACGAAGGACCTACCGTAAGTGCGATGAGGCGCTCACTAATTGAAGACCAGTGGTGGTCAGCAGAAGAACCTGGTGATGGTATGTCTCCAGCTACTGCACTTAGCCAGCTGTCTTATGTGGCTAACAGTGATTATTACCTGGAAGATGCTTCATTTCTGGCAATCAGAAATATCAATTTTGGTTACACCCTCCCTTCCACTATCGCGGAAAAATTAAGGTTGAATAACTGCAGGCTGTATATCTCCCTGAGCAATATGCTTCTTCTTACCAAAGATGAGTTTCATGGCTACAATCCGGAAGGGTACACCCAAGGAGGGATAAGCGGTATCAACAGTATGCCCGGCTTTAACAATGGGGCAGCGCCAGTCAACCGTGCTTATGCTTTTGGTGTCAATGTAAATTTTTAA
- a CDS encoding amidohydrolase family protein — MKVKTINRRKFFADTALSAAGLMLGSNFIGCSTKGETSALPLSDSSASDYNIMEEVMKFPKIDSHAHVYFSEDSPEYQIDFADRLGIDKLVISRPMKPGSEGTPEEFRACNDLILECVKKYPDRFIGQMTLNPTYKKESLEEIRRCTDQGMVGLKVYNHVKISDPLFYPIIEKFIDLNMIILMHVGIGKSRITYDPGEPENVSIPADFVEVSRRYPEAMFQFAHLAGGEDWEDAVKALKHASNVYVDVSGSNNDAFIIDFAIKYLGEDRILFGCDNSFYQGVGHMLSANLSEAQRRKIFFENYNNILKKSGNHVG, encoded by the coding sequence ATGAAAGTAAAAACGATCAATCGTAGGAAGTTCTTTGCTGATACCGCACTCTCGGCAGCGGGCCTGATGCTGGGAAGTAACTTCATAGGATGTTCCACGAAGGGAGAGACCAGCGCTCTCCCTCTTTCCGATTCATCTGCTTCTGATTACAACATTATGGAAGAGGTGATGAAGTTTCCTAAGATAGATTCCCACGCGCATGTGTATTTTTCGGAGGACAGCCCGGAGTACCAGATTGATTTTGCCGACCGCCTGGGAATTGACAAACTGGTAATTTCTCGTCCTATGAAACCAGGGAGTGAGGGTACACCCGAAGAGTTTAGAGCCTGTAATGATCTGATACTGGAATGTGTAAAAAAGTATCCTGACAGGTTTATCGGGCAGATGACCCTAAATCCTACATACAAAAAAGAGTCACTGGAAGAGATCAGGCGCTGTACGGACCAAGGGATGGTGGGTTTAAAAGTCTATAATCATGTAAAAATCAGTGATCCTCTTTTTTACCCGATTATAGAGAAGTTTATTGATCTGAATATGATTATCCTGATGCATGTGGGTATTGGCAAATCACGTATTACTTATGATCCCGGAGAACCTGAAAATGTATCTATCCCCGCAGACTTTGTAGAGGTTTCCCGAAGATATCCGGAAGCCATGTTTCAGTTTGCGCACCTGGCCGGGGGAGAAGACTGGGAAGATGCGGTCAAAGCTCTCAAACACGCTTCCAATGTATATGTGGATGTGTCAGGTAGTAACAATGATGCCTTTATCATTGACTTTGCCATAAAATATTTAGGCGAAGACCGGATACTATTTGGCTGTGATAATAGCTTCTACCAGGGAGTAGGGCACATGCTTTCCGCAAACCTTAGTGAGGCACAGCGCAGGAAGATCTTTTTTGAAAATTATAACAACATCTTAAAAAAGTCAGGTAATCATGTTGGTTGA
- a CDS encoding amidohydrolase family protein — MLVDTNAYVGHWPFRHREYSSCTALLGRMKQFGVDASVVSNMNGIFYKNTQTANEELYEELKSKQAFQDRFIPFAIINPIYSGWKDDFKVSTQQMNMRGIRMFPRYHGYDLTNPACVELVKMARDQDIPVAFSLRMVDSRPSSWLDLERKTEWTLKDVLPILREVPDAKYMIVNVAGSTALNEEETALIRNTNVVIDTSGRGINRIVSLLDTLGKDKLAFGTHSPILDYLTGLLRIESLRPEEADEETKALLRYGNAKRILGEMI, encoded by the coding sequence ATGTTGGTTGATACAAACGCATATGTAGGACACTGGCCATTCAGACATCGTGAGTATAGCTCCTGTACAGCCCTGCTGGGTAGAATGAAGCAGTTTGGCGTGGATGCCTCTGTGGTGAGTAATATGAATGGGATTTTTTATAAAAATACGCAAACGGCTAATGAGGAGCTTTACGAAGAACTTAAGAGTAAGCAGGCGTTTCAGGACCGTTTCATTCCTTTTGCGATTATTAATCCCATTTATAGTGGCTGGAAAGATGACTTTAAAGTGAGCACGCAGCAAATGAATATGAGAGGCATTCGTATGTTTCCCAGGTATCATGGCTATGACCTGACTAATCCGGCATGTGTGGAGCTAGTAAAGATGGCTCGTGACCAGGATATACCGGTAGCATTTTCATTGCGCATGGTGGATAGCCGGCCCAGCTCATGGCTGGATCTGGAGAGAAAAACCGAATGGACCTTAAAGGATGTGTTGCCTATCCTCCGTGAAGTGCCAGATGCTAAATATATGATCGTCAATGTGGCGGGAAGCACAGCACTCAATGAAGAAGAAACAGCGCTAATAAGAAACACAAATGTTGTCATAGATACCTCAGGTCGGGGCATCAACCGCATTGTTAGCTTGCTGGATACTTTGGGCAAAGATAAACTCGCTTTTGGTACGCATTCCCCCATACTGGATTACCTCACCGGACTTCTGCGCATTGAGTCTCTCAGGCCAGAAGAAGCGGATGAGGAAACCAAAGCGCTTTTGAGATATGGAAATGCGAAGAGAATTTTAGGGGAGATGATATAA
- a CDS encoding RagB/SusD family nutrient uptake outer membrane protein, with translation MKTNIYLKISMVLLALTLGACHDEILELTPPSVLTEADFYHSADDMEGAVLGIYSRFQSRLPRDWAILEMPTDNLHRTGYYGIGGLDELNNLAFTPGNPLFADFWESTYNGIFRANAVLAYIDNPTDYTESQKDQLVGEAHFMRALFYFDLVRMFGGVPKVTDLLSVEEAKSTPRASVDEIYSLVIEDLKRAIDLLPMKENIAMGRAHKSAAVALLGKVYVYREDWENAKTYLDMMSSFNHQLLDDFASLWTLDNEDNDEAIFSIKYLEETNDHVLSTDFLPYFGVTGIAASGLENAFPSWDLHKHYEDEDSRKEVTITEYWKSPGSPEEEPPAWYPYVSKFAVPHTPWASGLDLPVLRYADVVLLRAEVLYHLNQPEEALAELNRVRSRAFGDTSHNYEMSDISDMESFMDKLLLERRLEFAFENERWFDLVRTDRFVEALEEVEWYYNVGTATPQVVNLDPKPYQRYFPIPQNQLDLTEANGLTQNEGY, from the coding sequence ATGAAAACTAATATTTATTTAAAAATAAGCATGGTGTTACTGGCCCTGACATTGGGTGCCTGTCATGATGAAATATTAGAATTAACCCCCCCATCCGTCCTTACAGAAGCTGATTTTTATCACTCTGCGGATGACATGGAGGGAGCAGTACTGGGTATCTACAGTCGTTTTCAGTCAAGGCTACCCAGGGACTGGGCAATTCTAGAAATGCCTACTGATAACCTTCACCGCACCGGGTACTACGGTATTGGTGGGCTTGATGAACTCAACAACCTGGCTTTTACCCCCGGAAATCCACTATTTGCAGATTTTTGGGAAAGTACGTATAATGGTATTTTCAGAGCCAATGCTGTTTTAGCCTACATTGATAACCCTACAGATTACACTGAGAGTCAAAAAGATCAGTTGGTGGGTGAGGCTCATTTTATGAGGGCTCTGTTTTACTTTGACCTGGTACGTATGTTTGGTGGAGTACCGAAAGTGACGGATTTACTTTCGGTAGAAGAAGCTAAATCTACTCCCCGGGCTTCAGTAGATGAAATTTACAGTCTTGTCATTGAGGATTTGAAGCGTGCTATTGACTTATTGCCGATGAAAGAAAATATCGCTATGGGGAGAGCGCACAAAAGCGCTGCGGTAGCTTTGTTGGGTAAAGTGTATGTCTATCGCGAAGATTGGGAAAATGCCAAGACTTACCTGGATATGATGTCTTCTTTCAATCATCAGCTCCTGGATGATTTTGCTTCTTTGTGGACGCTGGATAACGAAGATAATGATGAGGCAATATTCTCTATAAAATACCTGGAAGAGACCAATGATCACGTATTGTCCACGGACTTTTTGCCTTATTTCGGAGTAACTGGTATTGCTGCCAGTGGACTTGAAAATGCATTCCCTTCCTGGGATTTGCATAAGCATTATGAAGATGAGGATAGCCGTAAGGAAGTAACCATCACTGAATACTGGAAGTCTCCCGGCAGTCCGGAAGAAGAGCCTCCGGCATGGTACCCTTATGTAAGCAAGTTTGCAGTACCGCATACCCCTTGGGCTTCAGGGCTCGACCTGCCGGTATTGAGGTATGCCGATGTAGTGTTACTGCGAGCGGAAGTGCTGTATCACTTAAACCAGCCGGAAGAAGCTCTGGCTGAGTTGAACAGAGTCCGTAGCAGGGCTTTTGGAGATACTTCACACAACTATGAGATGTCTGATATCTCAGACATGGAAAGCTTTATGGATAAGCTTCTACTGGAAAGAAGACTTGAATTTGCTTTTGAAAATGAGCGTTGGTTTGACCTGGTAAGAACTGACAGGTTTGTGGAAGCGCTTGAAGAAGTTGAGTGGTATTATAATGTGGGTACTGCAACTCCACAGGTAGTAAACCTGGATCCTAAGCCTTATCAGAGGTATTTTCCAATTCCTCAAAACCAGTTAGATCTTACTGAAGCTAACGGACTGACTCAGAATGAAGGATATTAA
- a CDS encoding dienelactone hydrolase family protein, whose translation MHRFHRYISLTLSLVFFYASSAEAQQDQAKREAYLEELIELQERPSSHDEYVNFHDASWLDWVERTGALPPNFEDIPSLPFLPDPLILDEGGENIPVKTQEQWKEKRAWIKEQVKHIISGTFPEAPEHTELTVLDEKFENGVKVEMIVLKFGKNDQIKLTLEIMTPPGEGPFPVFMTQWNHRGWAQIALRRGYIGVVYAGADAKDDTQAYLERYPEHDWSTLMRRAWGAQRAVDYLYTLPSVDTSKIAITGHSRNGKQSLLAAAFDERIDAVISSSGGTGGEFPYRYTDERHSNESIEFLNVRRTHWFHPRIRFYTGREHKMPIDQNSLMALIAPDALLLSSSIREGGGGDAWAVEQMYLSLRGVYEFLGVPEKLGIRLRDGGHGVSSRDIEAYVDWLDIQFGRKDMRWENKLFYHYSFDKWKDISGENIDPTVFPVVAESYDVLTNQKGEKIKTAEAWQEKKEDIKKQINWVLGDEPAGVSASPIRQLSRREDYITSLINRPSPENGEKMNIAPYNALGDYLYGSLYYPTNEQGEMKTRADGKIPVVIYLHKYSNTGFDAELTDLFENILSRGMAVLAMDMIGFGTRIEEGTYFYQRYPHWSKLGKMVSDTRAAIDALETLDFVDQDKVYLAGYSLGGTVSLFTAALDDRVTATAVVSAYTPLRDREGNEGLEGIKAYSHLYGLLPRLGFFLGNENRLPVDYNEIISAIAPKPLLVIAPELDRHADFDNVRESIKEASTVYRLYDAKDHLEFKSPHEFSGFTTSQNAFQREMLVNWLDAIASDKKTESIHLK comes from the coding sequence ATGCATAGATTTCACAGGTACATATCTTTAACTTTAAGTCTTGTCTTTTTCTATGCTTCTTCGGCTGAGGCGCAGCAGGATCAGGCCAAAAGAGAAGCTTATCTGGAAGAACTGATTGAGCTACAGGAGCGCCCCTCCTCGCATGATGAATATGTGAATTTCCATGATGCTAGCTGGCTGGACTGGGTGGAGCGTACTGGTGCTTTGCCTCCTAACTTTGAAGACATACCGTCCTTGCCTTTTTTACCCGACCCATTAATTTTAGACGAAGGAGGTGAGAATATTCCGGTTAAAACCCAGGAACAATGGAAAGAAAAAAGAGCCTGGATCAAAGAACAGGTAAAGCATATCATTTCCGGTACTTTTCCCGAAGCTCCTGAACATACTGAACTTACAGTGCTGGATGAAAAATTTGAGAATGGAGTAAAAGTTGAAATGATAGTGCTGAAGTTTGGAAAAAATGATCAGATAAAGCTTACCCTTGAGATCATGACACCTCCAGGGGAGGGGCCTTTCCCGGTATTTATGACGCAGTGGAACCACAGAGGCTGGGCACAGATCGCTCTCAGGCGAGGTTATATAGGAGTGGTTTATGCAGGAGCGGATGCCAAAGATGATACCCAGGCTTATCTTGAGCGTTATCCGGAACATGACTGGAGTACGCTAATGCGTAGGGCTTGGGGAGCACAGCGGGCAGTAGATTATTTGTACACCCTGCCCAGCGTAGACACTTCCAAAATTGCTATTACCGGCCACTCGCGCAATGGCAAGCAGTCTCTTCTGGCAGCAGCATTTGATGAGCGTATCGATGCAGTCATCTCCAGTAGCGGAGGCACGGGGGGGGAGTTTCCCTATCGTTATACCGATGAAAGACATTCCAATGAATCTATTGAATTTCTCAATGTTCGCCGTACCCATTGGTTTCATCCCAGGATACGCTTTTATACTGGCAGAGAACATAAAATGCCTATTGACCAGAACTCCCTGATGGCTTTGATTGCCCCTGATGCTTTATTGTTAAGCTCTTCCATTCGGGAGGGAGGAGGGGGGGATGCCTGGGCAGTAGAACAAATGTACCTTTCCCTCAGAGGTGTCTATGAGTTCCTGGGCGTGCCAGAAAAATTAGGCATTCGCCTTAGAGATGGGGGGCATGGTGTTTCTTCCAGGGATATTGAGGCGTATGTGGATTGGCTGGATATACAGTTTGGGAGAAAAGACATGCGCTGGGAAAACAAGCTTTTTTATCATTACTCTTTTGACAAGTGGAAGGATATAAGTGGAGAAAACATTGACCCTACGGTTTTTCCTGTAGTTGCCGAAAGCTATGATGTGCTCACCAACCAAAAGGGAGAGAAGATTAAAACAGCAGAGGCGTGGCAGGAGAAAAAGGAAGACATAAAGAAGCAAATCAACTGGGTGTTGGGAGATGAACCGGCAGGAGTTTCGGCCAGCCCCATCCGTCAACTCAGCAGAAGAGAAGATTATATCACCAGCCTGATCAACCGTCCCAGTCCTGAAAACGGAGAGAAAATGAATATTGCCCCTTATAATGCGCTGGGCGATTATTTATACGGCTCACTGTATTACCCTACCAATGAACAGGGAGAAATGAAGACCAGGGCTGATGGAAAAATCCCAGTAGTCATTTACCTGCACAAATATTCAAATACTGGCTTTGACGCTGAACTGACTGATTTGTTTGAAAATATTTTATCCCGTGGCATGGCGGTTCTGGCGATGGACATGATTGGCTTTGGTACAAGAATAGAGGAGGGGACTTACTTCTATCAGCGCTATCCGCATTGGTCTAAACTGGGTAAAATGGTGAGCGACACAAGGGCAGCCATTGATGCGTTGGAAACGCTGGATTTTGTAGATCAGGATAAGGTTTACCTGGCGGGCTACTCACTGGGTGGAACCGTAAGTTTATTTACTGCGGCACTAGATGACAGAGTTACCGCTACGGCTGTGGTCAGTGCTTATACACCACTCAGAGATAGAGAAGGTAATGAGGGGCTGGAGGGAATAAAAGCATACTCACACCTGTATGGCTTGCTGCCTCGCCTGGGGTTTTTCCTGGGGAATGAAAACAGATTACCTGTTGACTATAATGAGATCATCTCAGCTATTGCGCCAAAACCCTTATTGGTCATTGCTCCGGAACTAGACCGACATGCTGATTTTGATAACGTGCGTGAAAGTATCAAAGAGGCATCGACAGTATATCGGCTGTACGATGCAAAAGACCATCTGGAATTTAAATCACCTCACGAGTTTAGCGGATTCACTACTTCACAAAATGCTTTCCAAAGGGAAATGCTGGTGAACTGGCTGGATGCGATAGCCAGTGATAAAAAAACCGAAAGTATACATTTAAAATAA